The genomic DNA GATGATTAATATAAGTACCGTTTAAACTGCCTAAATCTTTAATTTTTATTTCTGGAGGATTGATATCTAATAAACAATGATAGCGAGAAACACGCCGATAAAACTCATTAGGTATGGATAAATGACAATCGTTATTTCTACCAATGATAAAAGTAGTCTGCTGGTCAAATGTATACATTTTTCCTGAGAATTTACCTGTGGTAATGGTGAGTGTGATATTAGATTGCATTTTGGATAGCCGTCACGGGTATATGCTATATATCATATCTTACATGATTAGCTTATTGTTTCCGAGAGCCAATAAATAAACTTGGTAACATTAAAGTAAAAAATTAAATCCTCAACTTCTCTAGGAAATTGAGGATATCAGAAATAGCAAAAAATAAAGAATTACGCGAGATTAGCAATTAAAAATAATACAAACCTTCCTAAACTCAACAGAAATTAACGCACAGTTTCACGAGTCATTTCTGCATTGATAGGTTTAATCAGGTAAAGTTTGAGCATATACCAGACTATATTTTTAATCAATGGTATTTTTTGGAAGAACTTAGTAATTCCCGACTCATTACTGTTCTTGAGTTCAATTAATTTCTGGTTATTGATTGCACATTGTTCCAAATACCAGAAAAAATAGGGATGGTTTGTATTTAAGGTGACAGGAAACGCTCTAGATGCAGTTTTGTTGGTTTCTGTAACTACCTGAGTGTTGTATTTACGGGGATGAATTCCTAAAATTTCATAGAAATCTGACCGTTCAAAAACTGTCATAGTGTGGGTAACAAAGACAGTTAACAAGAAGAAACGTACCCATAAACGTGCTTTCCAATTATTCCATAATTGGGGTTGAGAACGTAACAAAGCCTTGAAAAAGTCCCCATGTCTATTTTCATCCTGACACCAGCTTTCAAACTTCCTAAATAAAGGATAAAACTGGAATTCTGGATTTTGTTCCATGTGACGAAATACTAAAATATAACGCCAATAACCTATTTTTTCCGATAGGTAAACTGTGTAAATTACCCATTCTGGTGGAAAGAAGGTATAGGTACGATTTTTAGTTAAGTAACTTAAATCAAGGGAAAGATTAAAATCCGCCATTGACTTATTTAAAAAACCCGCGTGACGAGCTTCATCCCGTGCTAAATAATCAAAAGCTTCTGATAACAAAGGGCTACTATTTTTAAGACGACGGGATAATTCTTTAAATAGTAGAAATCCAGAAAATTCGGAAGTACAAGAACGTTCTAAAAAGTCAATAAAAGCAAGGCGTTTTTCACCTTGGATGTGATCCCATGACTGTTTAAATTCATCATCACGGATAAAATGATGGCGGTTATAATCTGCTTTGAGTTCATCAACTATCGCTCTAATTTCTTCTTCATGAGCAGAAATATCCATTTTCGCCACAGCATCAAAGTCTGTGGTATAAAACCGGGGTGTTAATAATGTTTCTTGCACGGGTGCTTTAACACCAGGTTTTAGTAACTCAACTGGGGGAGTTTCCAAAGACTTGACCATAATCATCCTGTTGATATTTACTCTTGTAAAGACTATATAAGCATAATTAATGCTGAGTAGTCATCAGTTAAATTATTGAAAGTAAATTGTACTAAATTACCTGATTTAACTTTATTTCAACACAGCTTAAATACCTATATTACTTGAATATTTTATTTTTGAAGTCTAAAGAAATATGAATATCTTTATATTTCTAAGAAGATTGATAGTTAAATATTTTGTATGAGATAAAAATAGGCATGATCTGGATTAGCGGTGGTATTTGCTAGATAGATTACGCCAGCACCTCATAAACCTACAATAGCATTTTTTCAGGTTGACACCGACGGCAAACTGATAAACAAGTCGGTGAAATTCTCCACACTTTTCTCTTGAAAATGAAGGAAGTAACAATGAGTAACAATTTAGCTGTTAAACTGCGTTCTGGTACTCACCAAGCTCATACAGATGCAGAAAATGTTGGTTTTATGAAATGTTTTGTCCAAGGAGTTGTAGACAGAGAATGTTTTAGTAAATTCCTGAGTAATTTGTATTTTGTTTACAGCGAACTAGAAGCTGCAATTGAGAAGCATAAACAACATCCTGTCATTAGTATAATGTATTTTCCTGAACTAAATCGTCAAGCATCTTTGGAAAAAGATATAGAATTTTACAATGGTAATCTGTGGCGAAATTTCATTAAACCATCGCCAGCTACTAAAAATTATATTGCTCGCATTTGTGAACTATCAAATCATGAACCTGCGTTATTATTAGGTCATGCCTATACTCGCTACATGGGTGATCTTTCCGGAGGACAAATGCTACAAAAAGTTGCTCAGTCAGCTTTAAAACTATCTGGATATGAAGGAACTGAGTTTTATAACTTTGCCCAAATACCAGATAAGCAAGCATTTAAAAACAAGTATCGTCAAGCGTTAGATACTTTACCTGTTGATGATGCCACTGCTGATAAAATTGTAGCAGAAGCAAATAGTGCTTTCTATTTGAATATGGAAATAATCAAAGAATTAGAACCGATTTTAATTCAAGCTTTAGGTCGAGCTACATATAATGACCTAGTTTGATAGTAACAGTATTTGCATAACACCGGGTTTCTTGAAGTAATTCCTAGCTATTTAGTTTCCGTGTTTACAACGGGAACATACAAATATATTGGCATTTATCTACAAAAAAATTGCCAATCTTACAACACTACATTGGGAAAATATTCATAATTATTCCCAAAGTAAAATTGACAATTCTTACAACTACTAGGCAAAATTACAAGTAACTCGGAGGTTTTGATGGTTTTTCTATTACCTGGGGTAAAATTTGATTTTGATCTGATTCAAAAGTACGACACTCGCGCACCCAGATATACAAGTTATCCACCTGCTACAGAATTAACTGAAGCGTTCACAGCTAAAGATTTTGAGTTAGCGATCTGTAATTCTAATCAACGTCAAACACCTCTATCTTTATACTTCCACATTCCTTTTTGTCAAAGTGCTTGTTATTTCTGTGGTTGTAATACGGTGATTTCTAATAATAAGAATATTGCCAAGCCTTATTTACAAAATTTGGCACAGGAAATCAAAAATACCGCAGAACTAATAGATACAAGCCGTAATGTACTGCAAATTCATTGGGGTGGAGGAACACCGAATTATTTGGATCTGCATCAAGTTGAATTTTTGTGGAACAAGATTAACCGATACTTTACTATTGATCCACAAGCGGAAGTTTCGATTGAAATTAACCCCCGCTATATTAATAAAGAGTATATCCAATTTCTCAGGGATATTGGTTTTAATCGGATTAGTTTTGGTATCCAAGATTTTAATCCGATAGTACAGGAAGCAGTTAACAGAATTCAACCAGAAAAAATGCTGATTGATGCAATGGGTTGGATTAAAGATGCTAATTTTGACAGTGTAAATGTAGATTTAATTTATGGTTTACCCCATCAAAATCTGCATACTTTTCGGGAAACCGTACAAAAGACAATTGACCTAGATCCTGATAGAATTGTCGTGTTTAATTTTGCCTATGTACCTTGGATGAAACCTGTACAAAAAAGAATTGATCAAAATGCACTACCAGGAGCGCAGGAAAAGTTAGATATTCTGAAAATGACTATCGAGGAGTTAACAAATAACGAGTATTTGTTTATCGGGATGGATCATTTTGCCAAAACTAATAATGAATTAGCGATCGCTCAACAAAATGGAACTCTCAAACGCAATTTCCAAGGTTATACTACCCACGCAGAAACAGAACTGTTTGGTTTTGGTGCTACTTCTATTAGTATGCTAGAAGATGCTTATGCTCAAAACCATAAAGGTTTAAAGGAATATTATCAAGCAGTTACAGAAGGGATAATTCCTACCAGTAAAGGCTTTAAATTAAGCCAAGATGATATCATCAGACGGGATGTAATTATGTCTATTATGTCTCATTTTCAGCTACATAAATCAGATATCGAAAGTAAATATCATCTTGATTTTGATAGATATTTCTGTCAAGAATTAGCAGAATTAAAACCCCTAGAAGCTGATGGGTTGGTACATTTATTAGCTGACGAAATCCAAATCACAGATATTGGTAGATTGTTAGTGAGAAATATTGCTGTCACCTTTGATACTCATAGCAGAATGAGAGAAGCAAAATTCTCTCGCGCAATTTAATTAATCGTAATTGGTGATTGGTGATTGGTAATTAATCAGATACCCGATTTCTCTAAGAGTTCGGGTATATTTTTTAGGTAAAAAACATCTTTTGTGTCTCCCCAATATATCCTTTGATTTAACAAAATATATCATCAGATAGAAATAACTGTTTTGAATAGCCGATAAGTTTGATACATATCAAAATATAAAGGTAATCAAAAAAATGATTAATATTATTGCTTGGGTAATTTTAGGACTTTTAGCTGGTGCGATCGCTAAAGCTATTTACCCAGGTTCTCAAGGTGGGGGAATTTTATCAACAATGATTTTAGGTATTGTTGGTGCTTTTATTGGTGGTACTTTGTTTACACTCTTCCGCACTGGAACTTTACAATTTACAGCTGCAACTTTAAGTATTCCTGGTGTTTTAGTAGCAATAATTGGTTCTATAATTGCTATTTATTTATGGACTTTATTTCAACGCAGCAGTCGAGTTTAAAAGTATAAAAATTTTCGTAAGGATACAAAATGAAGAATTCAGGATATTTAAGAATCAGAATTGCCAATATTTTCTTTCTAAATCTCTCGATATCCTGACTTCTTTATATCCCAAATTTTTAGAACTCATTGATTGATTTTGCAATTACTCCCAGTTGTAAACTAGGGGAAAAACTTCCTTCTTCTTTAATCCTTTTAATTTCCGATTCTGTAACTCGTAAATTTAACTTTTGTGCTAAACATTTAACTGTATCACCCCTATCAATTATACCAGCCACAGCACCAGCGGGAGAAAGTACAGTAACTTGGTTTATTTGTTCATTTTCTAACTTACTAATCACCTCTGCTAAGGAAGTAGATTCAGTGACAGTGGGGATGGTATCCAGCGGATGAACTATTGTTTGTAAAGTTTTAGTTTCCCATTCACTTCTTTGAGTTGTTCGCAAATCATCAACTTTCACTAAACCCCGATAACGGCCATCAGATGCAGCAAAATAAACCTGATGAGAGGAAGTTTCTAATAAATATACATCTGCAAATTCTCTTAATGATTTTTCTGCATCAACTACCCGAAAATCACGACTCATTGCATCAGCAGCTACAAGTTTCAACAGGGTTTCTTGTAATGTGGTGACATTATCATAACTATTGGCGTTACGAATTGCAAACCAACCTAATAAAACAATCCACAAACCTGTGATTAATTCCTGGGTGAAGAAATCTATCACAAATCCTAAAGCGATCGCACTATAACCCAGAATTTTACCAGATTGTGCTGCCCAATGTACAGCTTGAAAGCGATCGCCTGTCACTTTCCACAGTGCTGCTTTTAACACCTGTCCCCCATCCAAAGGTAAACCAGGAATTAAGTTAAATAAAGCCACCACTAAGTTAATTCTTGCTAAATCCCTCACCATGAAATTCAATAAAGTATTTTCATTAATGAGATTAGATCCTAAAGTTAGCAAAAAGAACAATATAATACTTACCGCAGGCCCAGCAATTGCTACTTGAAAAGCTTTCCCTGGAGTTTTTGACTCTTCCTCAATAGCAGCAATACCACCAAAGAAAAATAAAGTAATAGAATTAACTTTAATCCCCTGGGATTGCGCTACTAAACTGTGTCCTAACTCATGTAACAGCACCGAAGTAAATAACAACAGTGCCATAATTAACCCAGCACTCCAAGCTACCAAATTTCCCCATTGTTGGTAAGCAAAACCAAAATTTAAAGTTGCTAACCCCACAATTAAAAACCATAAAGGATCTAAAAATAGTGGAATACCAAATAAAGATCCTATTTGCCAATTTTTATTATTTTGCATTATGTCTATTTATCTAGTTTCTATTATTATCCACCCTAAAACCCCAGTTTATGAATTACAACTAGCGCAGGTGCAATATTTGCCTATTTATAGGATAAACAATTTATTCAGATTAATGCAATCTATAAGATTACTACTTGACTTTTCAACAAAATACTGTAGTGTTTCTTAGAATGAGGTTTGTAACTCACAATCAACAAGATTGTTGTACGTTATGCTACTGCTAACAAACGCTTTGAATACTTTATTAATGCCATTAAAATATTTGTAACCATAACAAAACATAAAAAAACGGCAAGTATTTTAATACCTACCGCTCAAATATTACTCTAAATTGAAAAAGAGTATTAAAATGAACTTATAAGCGACCGATGTTAGTCAGTCCTAAAACAATACCAATACCAATTACATGACCGAAAGCCATTGCACCAATAAACCCTGCTACACTCACGGGAAGTATAGGCATTTGGGGTCCAACTTTGGGAGCTTTACTCGCTAAACTGAGTAAAAGTACCACAAAACTGCTGGCACTGATAATGATCCCCACTGTAGGACTCCACTCAGGTGTTGCAGGTACAGATGCTGCGGCTGCTAGTAAAATAGATGATAACAAAACGTCTTCTCCTACAATGAAAAATGAATGTAAGCCTACAAAATTATAGGATTACGTAGGACAAAGCAAAAGTTTTTCCGCCAAATTATTGTAAATTTGTAATTATTTTTAATTTCTCACACTAATTTGTCATACTTAAATGCGAGTAAAAATTTGCGGTATAATTCAACCACAACAGTCTCTAGCTATAGCTGCACTCGGTGCAACAGCATTAGGATTTATTTGTGTACCCACCTCACCACGCTACGTTACCATAGAGCAGATTCAGGCAGCGATCGCGCCACTATCTGATAAAATTGATAAAATAGGCGTTTTTGCAAACAGCGATATTACAGAAATCAGCCACATAGTAACTACTTCTGGATTAACTGCTATTCAATTACACGGAGATGAATCACCAGAATTTTGTACCCAACTCCGTCAAGCTTTACCCCAAGTCGAAATTATCAAAGCCTTGAGAGTTCGTAGTTTAGAACATTTACAAACAACTAATAACTATATTGATGTGGTAGATACATTACTACTTGATGCCTACCATCCCCAACAACTAGGAGGAACAGGAAAAACCCTAGACTGGCAAATGTTACAGGAATTTAAACCCCGCCTTCCTTGGTTTTTAGCCGGAGGACTCACACCAGACAATATCATAGATGCTCTGAGTAAACTACATCCCAATGGCATTGATTTATCCAGTGGTGTAGAAAATTCACCAGGAGATAAAAACTTGGATAAAGTCGCACTTTTATTTCAAAGGTTAAATACTTTCTAGTTTTAACCCGAATTTCTCAGACACATTTTAGCCAATTTACTAAATCTTCTATCGTCTCTAAATCAAAAATTTCCTCTCCTAAATTTTCAATTACTTCTATATCTAGACTGTATTTTGGCAGGATTTAATTTTAAGGTCACTAAAATAAAAAAAATGTGTAGGGTGCGTTAGCGACAGCGTAACGCACATAATCTTTCAATAATCGCTATCAGCAACACAAATACCCTTGCATTTTATGCCATTTGTTGCAGTCCGCTGACAATGAGGACATAAAACCTTTTCATCTTCCGTTTTTTGATTTATCTGTTCCTTGTCCTTTTCAGTCTCAAATTTTGAATTCATAAGCACTTAAAAATTCTGGCCTACTTAAATTTTAATAGTGCCAGATAGAAGATTTACAATTTCTCACCAAAAAATCCCCACATCCATCACCTCAAGATCACCACAAAATGTTAAATCTAATAACGTTGAGTAAACGGGAAGCAACGTGAAAGCACAAGTATTTAGAGGCGTAAATCAATTATCCTACGAAGAAATCCCAGTTCCTGAACTAGCAGCGGATGAAGTGCTAGTACAAGTGCAGGTAGTAGGTTTGTGTCAATCAGACATCAAAAAAATTCGTTATCCTCTGTATGAACCACCACGTATATTTGGACATGAAACCGCCGGAACTATAGCTGCTGTGGGTGCAAATGTCAAAGGATGGAAGGTAGGACAACGGATAGCAGTGATGCACCATATACCATGTATGCGTTGTGCTTATTGCTTAAATGATAATTTTTCCATGTGCGATGTTTACAAAAATATCTCCACTACCGCAGGTTTTAACGCCAGTGGTGGTGGTTTTGCTGAATATGTAAAAGTACCAGGTCATATTGTCCAAAATGGTGGTTTGATTCCTATTCCTGATGATATTAGTTTTGAAGAAGCCAGTTTTGTCGAACCAACCAACTGTTGTTTAAAAGCAGTCAAAAAAGCCCAAATTGCACCAGGACAAACAGTATTAGTGACTGGGGCTGGTCCAATAGGGTTAATGTTTATTATGTTAGTTAAGTATTTTGGTGCAAAAGCGATCGCCACTGATTTACTTCCTTCCCGAATTGAAAAAGCCTTAGATGTGGGAGCAGAAGCGGCTTTTGATGCACGAGATCCTGATTTACCAGCCAAAATTCAAGCCTTAACTGGGGGTTTAGGTGTTGATGTCACCCTGTTAGCAGTTCCCAGTGATAAAGCATTTTTTCAAGCCTTAGACTGTACCCGCAAAGGTGGAAAAATCCTATTTTTTGCGGAATTTCCCGATGAATTGGCAATACCCATCAACCCCAACATTCTTTACCGTCGGGAAATAGACTTAATGGGTAGTTATAGCTCATCCTACAGGTTACAAAATTTATCAGCAGATATCGTCTTTAATCGCCGTATTGATGTTACAGCCTTAATTAGCGATCGCTATTCCTTGCAAGATTTATCAAAAGCCGTAAATCAGGCGATCGCACCCACCCCAGAAACCTATAAAATCCTCATTTATCCCTAAATTGGGGATTGGTGACTGGGAAAAATCTTTTCTCCCCCTCTTACCATGATTATCCTTACCTTCCTCGCCTTATACGTCGCTTTTAACCTGGGAGCGAACGACGTTGCTAACGCCATGGGAACTTCCGTTGGTTCTAAAGCGGTGAGCTTAAAACAAGCAATCATAATTGCTGGAGTTCTAGAATTTGCAGGTGCAGTATTCTTTGGACATGGGGTAACAGAAACACTAGGGACAAAAATTGCCAACCCTGAACTATTCACTTCCACACCCCAAACTCTCGCATTAGGAATGATCAGCGTCCTTATCTCCTCAGGAGTATGGTTGCAAATAGCCACCTCGCTGGGTTTACCAGTTTCCTCATCTCATGCAGTAGTTGGGGCGATCGCCGGCTTTACCTGGGTAGGATTAGGAATACAAGCCATAGACTGGTCATCTATTGGTGTAATTACAATCGGCTGGATATTAACCCCAATTATCAGTGCCATTATCGCTGCCTTTTTTTACAGCCTCATCCAAACTTGGATCTTATCTCAACCTGATCCCCGCCTACAAATAAAAGAATGGATGCCTTGGTTAAGTGTAATTTTACTGAGTATATTTGGTGTAATAGTTCTGCCATCCTTAACTCAACCACTGACCAAATTTGTAACCGAAAACATTGGTTTCAACATTCCCCCTCACGACATCCCCATCTTTACAGGTGCAATAGCCGCAATAGGCTTGACAGTATATAACTGGAAAACTTTAAAAGACAATCCCATCGAAAAATTATTTGCCCGCTTCCAGTTAATCAGTGCTTGTTTTGTAGCCTTTGCCCACGGTTCAAACGATATCGGTAATGCGATCGCACCCTTAGCAGTAATTTTTTATATTAATCAAAACCATAGCGTCCCCAACGACGGGATCACCATCCCTCTATGGATTATGATTCTTGGAGCTACAGGCATAGTTGCAGGTCTAGCAATACTCGGCAAAAAAGTCATTACTACCATTGGTGAAAATATCATACCATTAGAACCTAGTAGCGGATTCTGTGCCGAAATAGCCACAGCCACCACCATTTTAGTAGCCTCAAAACTAGGTTTACCTGTATCCACATCTCACGCCCTAGTTGGTGGTGTCGTTGGGATTGGCATAGTGCAAAACCTCAAATCAATCAGACTGCAAACACTCCAAGGGATCGCCGCAGCTTGGGTAATTACAGTCCCCATTAGTGCCGTAATCAGCGCAATAATCTTCAGTATCATCCGGATACTGTTAAATGCAAACTGAATTTTATGAAGATTCTTACCTATTTGTTATTATATGAATTTAACACATTATCTTATAACAAATTAAGTAAAATCGCTGTTTTCTCAACAAACTTTCGGTGCTTTACTCCAATCTTAAAACCAAATCCTAGTCAATAAAAAGTAGCTATACCTCGCAATCATGCCTAAACTGTAGAGTTTTGCAGAATTGCTGCCTATTGATTAGAATATTGTCTAAGGGACAATAATATATTTTATAGTTGACAGAACAATACTTTAATTCTCCACCGCAACGGAAACTGTCACACAATTTACACTTCGCACAAATTTGGTTTTTAACAAACTACTAATACACAAAGCTTGGAAACAGTTATCAGTTAACAGTCAATAATGAACAGTCAACAGCGCACAGTTATCAGTCAACAGTCAACAGCCTAAAAACTTACAACTGATAACTAATTTATCTTCAAGGTGTCAGAGGTTAGAAACTAATGGGGCGATTTGAAAAGCGATCAGAAAATCAAAGAAGCAGAGGCGACTTGCCCAGAGCCGCAGAAAATGCCCTCTGGGATGTAGTTGAAGACCTAGAACATTTGCAACAAAATTTTCTTAGGTCTTTACAAGATGATGTCAAGCGACTAGAGGCTGAAAAAACTCGTCTAGCTAGTGATATTCAGCGATTAGTAGAAGAAAAGGACAAATTACAACAAGCTCGTCAAATCACAGAACAGCAAGTTCTAATTCGTCAGTTAGCGGAAGTTTTGGCAAAACACATATCTTCTCAACTGCAATCTTCACTCAAAAACATAGCTAACCAATCAACTAAAGACGAATCCTCTAGTCAAGAGGTACTCAGGTCAGCTGAAGCTACTTCTACCACAGCTAGTCACATTAATGAAAATGTCAACCAGATGTTAAATAATCTGGATGATACGGTAACAGTTACCTTTAGTTCACTCCAGCAAGAACTAAAAAATTATCAAGGTAATCTTTCTCAGCAGTTGTTAAGGATGTACAGTCAGCAGCAGCAAGGGGAAGAAATATTAGCCGAATTTATTCAGCGCTTACAGGAAGAACTGGAGAAAAATAAAGATAAAAATTCTTTGCCAGTTTTGACACCAGGGGCGCCAACAGTATTACAGTCAGAACCATACACTAATGGTTTCTCGGAAACAGCCTCAGAGAGAATTATCCCTGAACCTATTTCTGTATTGAGTCAAGATGCACCAGAAAGTGAAAATTCATTCAAAAAGGCTGTAGTTGTATCACCACCAGCAAAACCATCAGCACCAATTTCTGTTCCTACTCCCGACTCTTCTGTTACTCAAGCACCAGAACCATCTACAGAAAAACCACCAGAACCACTTTCTGTTATTGCTCCTGACTCTGACGTTACTCAAGCACCAGAACCATCCACAGAAAAACCACCAGAACCACTTTCTGTTATTGCTCCTGACTCTGACGTTACTCAAGCACCAGAACCATCCACAGAAAAACCACCAGAACCACTTTCTGTTTCTTCTCCTGACTTGTCGGTTACACAAGCTCCAACACCATCAGAACTGGTTTCTATTTCCACTCCTGACTCTGACGTTACACAAACACCAGAACCATCCACAGAAAAACCACCAGAACCACTTTCTGTTTCCAATTCTGAATCTTCAAGAGGAAAATTAGCGACAAATCTTCCCCAACTAGCTCCAAAACAAGAAGTAACACCACCCAGACAAAGATCCCGTTCTCGTCGCTCTCCAAATTGGTCGCCAGTACAAATAGGTTTTCTATTGGTTGTATTGTCAACGGTAACTTCTTCTCTTTATAACGTAATTATCAAAGCACTTTTTTACCAAGGTTCGGATCTATTAGGAAACTTTGAAACACAACAGTTAATCTCTCCCACCTTGGGAAATATTTTATTTATCTTGATGCTGAGATTATTAGTAGTTGTGCCTTTAATGTTACTGTTAGCGCCTATTCTTCATCCCACAGTTTGGCAAGACCTACAAAATTTATTTAATTCTGTAGGTAAAAATGCTACGAAGAAAACAACTAAAAAAAAGCCTGTTTTGCTGTTGTCAATTGCCAGTGGTAGCTTTTTGTTCTTATCTCAAGTATTGATTTATATTGCCATTGGTCAAGTTACAACTGGTGTGGCGATCGCCTTGTTCTTTATTTATCCCATGATGACTGGACTATTAGCCTGGTTTCTATTTCGTGAGCGACCAAATTTATTCATTTTTAGTGCTATATCTAGTATTTTTTGTGGTCAATTATTAATCTTGTCCAGTTATTCTAATCCTCCTAGTAATATTTCTCTGGGAATTATTTCTGGAATAATGTCCGGAATAGCTTTTGCTGTATACGTAATTTTTACTAGGTTGTCCGCTCCAACACTGCATCCAGTTTCCTTTGCATTAATTAACTTCGCTACCATGTTGCTATTGAGCTTTATTTGCTTATTAGTACTTTTACCAACTGATTGGAGTTTAGCAATTAGAACAACCAATTTACTGGAAGTGATTTTAAGTGCTTTTATGTTAGGTGTTC from Okeanomitos corallinicola TIOX110 includes the following:
- a CDS encoding EamA family transporter, whose product is MGRFEKRSENQRSRGDLPRAAENALWDVVEDLEHLQQNFLRSLQDDVKRLEAEKTRLASDIQRLVEEKDKLQQARQITEQQVLIRQLAEVLAKHISSQLQSSLKNIANQSTKDESSSQEVLRSAEATSTTASHINENVNQMLNNLDDTVTVTFSSLQQELKNYQGNLSQQLLRMYSQQQQGEEILAEFIQRLQEELEKNKDKNSLPVLTPGAPTVLQSEPYTNGFSETASERIIPEPISVLSQDAPESENSFKKAVVVSPPAKPSAPISVPTPDSSVTQAPEPSTEKPPEPLSVIAPDSDVTQAPEPSTEKPPEPLSVIAPDSDVTQAPEPSTEKPPEPLSVSSPDLSVTQAPTPSELVSISTPDSDVTQTPEPSTEKPPEPLSVSNSESSRGKLATNLPQLAPKQEVTPPRQRSRSRRSPNWSPVQIGFLLVVLSTVTSSLYNVIIKALFYQGSDLLGNFETQQLISPTLGNILFILMLRLLVVVPLMLLLAPILHPTVWQDLQNLFNSVGKNATKKTTKKKPVLLLSIASGSFLFLSQVLIYIAIGQVTTGVAIALFFIYPMMTGLLAWFLFRERPNLFIFSAISSIFCGQLLILSSYSNPPSNISLGIISGIMSGIAFAVYVIFTRLSAPTLHPVSFALINFATMLLLSFICLLVLLPTDWSLAIRTTNLLEVILSAFMLGVLTLCGYLFNNFGIRKLGGPRSAIIGAIVPVLTVIFAGLILQEKLDILQILGVLLVTGGAVGISLEKMQNLVKSSSTKN